The Streptomyces sp. NBC_01439 genome contains the following window.
AAGGGTGGGGTGCCGGGCGGGGTGCGCACGAGGAGGTTCGGGCGGAACCGGCGCTCGTCCACCGGTACGCCCGGCACCTCGCGGCGGATCCAGTCGAGGGTGGCGGTCGTCAGGACGCTGAGCGGCAGTTGGTCGAAGTGCGAGACCTCCCCTTCGCGGGCGAGCTCCACGTCGTCACGGCCGAGGTGGGTGCGCAGGTACGCCGTGGGGTCGGTCACCACGTTCCCGTGCGGGTCGAGCAGTTCCGGCGGACCCGGCTCGGGGGTGCTGCGCGGGTAGCGGGAGCTCAGGTGGAGCAGGCCGTCCATCCGCCGGAAGCGCCGGGTGTTCTTGCCCGAGCCGAACTTGCCCTCCGCGTCGCGCACGGCGAACAGCCGGTCACCCACCAGGCCCCGCTCGTCGACGTCCGCGCTGTCCAGCCGTTCGCCGCCGGTCGACTTGATCGGGTACCGCCACAGCCGCTCGATCACACCGACCACATCAAGATCGTTTCCCATGCCCGGGAGGACTACGGTGGCCGCATGACCGGTTCCGCGGCCCTCCCCCTGCTCTACCTCGACGTCGACGGCCCCCTGATCCCCTTCGGCGCCGGCCCGTACCCACCGGGGGACGACGCCCATCCCCTGCTCGCCCGGATCGATCCGACGCTCGGTCCCCGGCTGGCGGCGCTGCCCTGCGAGCTGGTGTGGGCCACGACCTGGATGGCGGAGGCCAACGAGTGCGTCGCGCCCCGGCTCGGGCTGCCGGAGCTGCCCGTGGTGTTCTGGCCGGAGCCGTCCGAGGAGGACGGGCGGGGCGGGATCCACTGGAAGACCCGGGCGCTCCTCGAACACGCCGCCGGGCGGCCCTTCATCTGGGTCGATGACGAGATCACCGGCGCCGACCGGGCATGGATCGCCGATCGGCACCCGGACCGGGCGCTCTTGCACCGGGTCGATCCGGGACGGGGCCTGACGGAGGCCGACCTCGGCGTGCTGCGGGCCTGGCTGCGCCCGGAGTAGCCGCCGACCGGCGCCGCGCCGGGCCTGGAGGAGATCACCGGCAGAGGACGGCCTTCAGCGTCTGCGCCGTCGCCCGGGGGAACGCGGTGTTCCCGTTGTGGCCGCCGGGGAAGGCGACCGGTTCCGCACCCAGTCGCGCCGCCAGCGCCAGCGCGCAGCGGTAGGTGTGGACCGTGGGCCGGGTCGTCCGCCCCACCGCCGCGACGATCCTCGTACCGGAACGCGGCGCGGCCTCTACCGGCTCTGCCGGGTCCAGGGGGTCCGTGGTGACGGCCGTGAACTCCGTTCCGATGAAGAAGCCGAAGTTGGCCCGTCGGCGCGGGGTCAGCGGCTGAGGGGTGAGGCCGTCCTCGGTCTCGTCGTGCGAGGGGTCGATGCCCAGGTGCCGGGCGATCGCCGGGAACGCCGCCGGCAGGCCCCCGGCTGCGTGGACGTCCTGGATGGCCGTCAGCTCGGCGAGGTGCTCCGCGCGGTCGGCCCCGGCCAGCAGGTTCGGCATCACGGGCTCGTGGGCGATCAGGGTGCTCAGCAGGCCCGGGTGGCGGGCCACGGCCTGGAGGCCGATCGCGGCGCCCATGCTGAACCCGGCCATCAGCGCCGGCCCGTCGGTGACCTCGGCGAGCAGTCGGGCGACGTCGTCCGCGTGTTCGGCCATGGTGACGGGCCCGGCGGGGTCGTGGAGGGTGCTGCGCGACAGGCCGCGTCGGTCGTACGTGACGACCGTGAAGCTGTCGGTCAGGTGCGGGACGAGGTCGACCGTGCGGTCCGCGTCGCCCTCGCCGCTCTGGGAGAGGAGGAGGACGCGGCCGCGGCCCTCCACCCGGAAGTACAGGGTGGCGCCGGGGACCGCGAGGGTACGGGTGACAGCAGTGGTGGTGGTGACGGTCTTGGGCATGGCGAGTCCCCCTTGCTGAGGTGTCATCGGACCTTCCGGCTGACGGCACGACAGTAATCCATCTGAATAGATGCATCAAGATAGATGCATCTATTCAGATGTACTCTGCTGCTCATGAACGGAGTCGAAGCGTTCCTCCTGGGACGCGCCCTCATGAAGATCGGCGAACAGGCGATGCCCCAGCCGAAGTCGGGACCTCCGGGAGCGGTCCGCTCGGTGGTCGTCGTCCTCGGCGACGTCGTCTCCCACCCCGGGACCACGGTCGGCCAGATCGCCGCACGGACGGGCCTGCCGCAGAGTCAGGTCTCCACGGCCGTCGCCCGGTTGGAAGAGGCGGGCTCGGTCGACACGGAGCCCGACCCGGCCGACCGGCGCCGTCGGCTCATCCGGCCCGCAGCCGAACCCTCCGCCCGGGTCGCCGAGGTCCGGGCCACCACCATCGACGACGCCCTCACCGCGGCGCTGACCGCTGCCGACGGGACCGCCCCGGACCCGGACACCGTCCTCGAGGTCACGGCGGCCCTGGACCTCCTGGCCCGCAGGCTGACGCCGGCCGTCAGCGGCCGGTGACCGCGGCGCCGGCGTTCGTCGTCGCCGCCCAGGACGCGGCGATCAAGCAGCGTTCCGCCGCCGCCAGGTGGGTGGCGGCGGCCAGCCAGGCCCAGGCGTAGCCGTCGGGCGAGGGGTCGGCCAGCCGGCCGAAGACGTCGCGGGGACGACGATCGGCCTCGGCGGCCAGCGCGGCGGCCAGGTCCGCCGCGCCGGTGAGCCCGGCCCGGCGCAGCGGAC
Protein-coding sequences here:
- a CDS encoding MOSC domain-containing protein encodes the protein MGNDLDVVGVIERLWRYPIKSTGGERLDSADVDERGLVGDRLFAVRDAEGKFGSGKNTRRFRRMDGLLHLSSRYPRSTPEPGPPELLDPHGNVVTDPTAYLRTHLGRDDVELAREGEVSHFDQLPLSVLTTATLDWIRREVPGVPVDERRFRPNLLVRTPPGTPPFVEDEWIGREAAAGDALRIEFLRSSERCAMTNQAQQDLPHSPLILRAIARAHDNRLDALARIVIPGTVRVGDRVVLG
- a CDS encoding HAD domain-containing protein, which produces MTGSAALPLLYLDVDGPLIPFGAGPYPPGDDAHPLLARIDPTLGPRLAALPCELVWATTWMAEANECVAPRLGLPELPVVFWPEPSEEDGRGGIHWKTRALLEHAAGRPFIWVDDEITGADRAWIADRHPDRALLHRVDPGRGLTEADLGVLRAWLRPE
- a CDS encoding alpha/beta fold hydrolase, coding for MPKTVTTTTAVTRTLAVPGATLYFRVEGRGRVLLLSQSGEGDADRTVDLVPHLTDSFTVVTYDRRGLSRSTLHDPAGPVTMAEHADDVARLLAEVTDGPALMAGFSMGAAIGLQAVARHPGLLSTLIAHEPVMPNLLAGADRAEHLAELTAIQDVHAAGGLPAAFPAIARHLGIDPSHDETEDGLTPQPLTPRRRANFGFFIGTEFTAVTTDPLDPAEPVEAAPRSGTRIVAAVGRTTRPTVHTYRCALALAARLGAEPVAFPGGHNGNTAFPRATAQTLKAVLCR
- a CDS encoding MarR family transcriptional regulator, producing the protein MNGVEAFLLGRALMKIGEQAMPQPKSGPPGAVRSVVVVLGDVVSHPGTTVGQIAARTGLPQSQVSTAVARLEEAGSVDTEPDPADRRRRLIRPAAEPSARVAEVRATTIDDALTAALTAADGTAPDPDTVLEVTAALDLLARRLTPAVSGR